From the Tenacibaculum dicentrarchi genome, the window TTGGTTATATGCTAGAAATTTTTACGGACAAACAGAAGCTTTTCGTGAAGCTAACGGACCTATTGATAATGAAAAATTATTAGGAACCGAAGGACAAATTAACGCATGGCCATTAGATGAAGCATATATTGATTATGTATCTGGAGATAGAGGACAAAAAGTAGTAGGAGGTTTAATTGCTGATGCTTCTTTTGCTTTAACAGAAAAAAACATTATCGATAAAAACGAAGATGGTAAAGATGATAACATCTCTACTGGATGGCATGCTATTGAATTTTTATTATGGGGGCAAGATTTAAACTATAACACTACTACTCATAAACAAGATAATTTTAAAAATGCAGGTGTAAGAAGTTTTACTGATTATACTACTGAAGCTTCTGCTAAAAGAAGAGGTACATATTTGAAAATTGTTACTGATTTATTAGTAAACGATTTAAAAGATTTAAATAGTACTTGGGCTGTTGGAGGAACTTACAGAACTGCATTTGCTGCTTTAAAAGAAGAAACTGCTTTAACAAATGTTTTAAACGGTATTGGTTTTATTGCTAATGGAGAAGTTGCTTTAGAAAGACTTGACCCGGCAATTGATGAAGGTCAAGAAAACGAACATTCTTGTTTTTCTGATAATACCAACCAAGATATGTGGGCAAATACTCACGGAATTAACAATATAGTTGTTGGTTCATATACAAGAGCTGATGGCTCTAAAGTTTCAGGAACTTCATTAATCGCATTAACCGAAAATGTAAACAAAGATGTTGCTGCTTCTTTAGATAGTAAAGCAAAAGCAACTTTAGCTAAATTAGATGCTCTTTTAGCTTTAGACAAGCCTTTTGATGAAATTATTTCAAAAGAAGAACTTGGTTCTAACGGAACTGCTGGTCAATTATCTAGTGCTTTAAAAGCAGAAGGTAAAGCTATTGCTGAAGCGGCTAAAACTTTAGACGTTACTATTAGTATTAACTAATAATACTTTTATTTAATAATAATACTTTGCTGAAACTAGATTCATTCTAGTTTCAGTATTTTTGTTTAAAATACCATAATGAAAAAATACATTTTTTTTATTCTTTTTGCTACTATTTTATCATCTTGTACAAAAGAGGATGTTTATAAAAACATTGAACCTACAGCAACCTACGAAACTGGTGAAGAATTTTTAGTTTCAGAATTATCAATACAAGCTTTTACTGCCGATAAAGCCTTTGGAAGAGCTATTCCAATATTATCAGACTTAGAATTATCATTTTTTGGTGTTGGAAATGCTATGTTCGATCAAGCGTGGGTGTCTGCTCCTGCTACTACAACGTCAAGAGATGGTTTAGGACCAATCTTTAACGCAAGAGCTTGTAGTTCTTGTCATTTAAGAGACGGAAGAGGAAAACCTCTTTTAAAGACAGGTGCTACATCAGAAGGTTTTTTAATTCGATTAGGTATCGGAAATTCAGAAACAACAGGGCCTATTGGTCATCATACATATGGAGGTCAGCTTCAAGACGATTCTAATTTAGGAGTCAAAAAAGAAGCCGACATTCAAGTTAATTTTACTTTTATTGATGGTGTTTATGCCGATGGAACTAAGTATCAATTACGAAAGC encodes:
- a CDS encoding imelysin family protein translates to MKKVLGLSLLLATSFVFKSCSDDDTPTQKATKQSFIENYAAIASANYEDSYTTALKMQTAINAFLANPSDETHKAAKKSWLYARNFYGQTEAFREANGPIDNEKLLGTEGQINAWPLDEAYIDYVSGDRGQKVVGGLIADASFALTEKNIIDKNEDGKDDNISTGWHAIEFLLWGQDLNYNTTTHKQDNFKNAGVRSFTDYTTEASAKRRGTYLKIVTDLLVNDLKDLNSTWAVGGTYRTAFAALKEETALTNVLNGIGFIANGEVALERLDPAIDEGQENEHSCFSDNTNQDMWANTHGINNIVVGSYTRADGSKVSGTSLIALTENVNKDVAASLDSKAKATLAKLDALLALDKPFDEIISKEELGSNGTAGQLSSALKAEGKAIAEAAKTLDVTISIN